The DNA window AAAACCCTATCAATAGTTATGCTGTCTATTGTAGGATTAGTTTCCGATACTGGATTAGTTGAAACAAAAAAGCCAAATACCCTTTCTTTTATTCCACCCCTTCGTGTGGCAATGGTCAATTCGAGCATAATTCTGTCGCCTTGGTCCATAAATTAGATTGTTTGTGATTAATAAGAAAATTAGACATTTTTCGTTAGCATGTTGGATTAGTCTATTTTTTGTCTGGTTTTTATGACAAAATAGCAGTATTTTTATAAAAAAGCAAAAATATAGGAAAAATAATGAAAAACTATTTAGTTTTGAGTTCTTCTTTGAAAAAGGAATAAAAGAGACGAAGCAGAATCTTATTTTTAATCACCTGTGTTTACACGATTTTAAACCTACTAAATGTGGTTTGGTTTTTGCTATTAGTCTCATAGTAATGGTTAAAATTTAAAATTGTGTACTAAATGGACGATTCAAAATTGATTCTTGAAAGTCTGGATGACATGGAGCAAAGATTCGATTCTTTGGAGAAAAGGTTAGATAAAATAGATGGCAGCCTAAAAGACATATCTAAAAAAATTGATGCTATTTTTGAACATGTTCCGGTTAGTGAACAAAACAATGAAACGGTTCGAAAAATTAAAACATCACAAAAACCAGTAGTCACCAAAAGACCACATCATCCAGCCTAAAAGCTGTTTCCATCGAATGCGGAGTCAACGGCTTCTAAGTAGGACTTTAATCCATAGGTGTTTAATTGTACCTTACTTTTCAACCTTCCGGCTAAGTCTTCCATAAAAGTTTTAGCGGTATCTAAATCCCTACGCCCACAAGCCAGGAAATAACCAGCTTTGAATCTGGATTAATCCATATTATGCTATGTAATACGCAAATTTGAAAATCATATTATGCTAATTATAATATGTATCAAATTGTGAAACAACGAATTACTTAGGTTGAAATTTTTTGGGACGCAAAAGTAACAAAATTTTAATAAATATTTGAAAATAGTTTTTAACTTTATTGTTGAATAAGACGTTTACTGAATTTAATCATGGAATTGAATTATATAAATATAAAATTATTTGCAGACTGGTTGGTGCATCACTTCAACTATAATGGGCTAAGTATTTCGCCCCTCAAACTACAGAAAATTTTATATTATTCACAAGCATGGAATTTGGCATTTTAGACCACTCGTTATTTCATGATGCTCCTGAGGCTTGGTCGAACGGTCCAGTGTATAGGATTATTTGGGACGAGTACAAAATAAATTATCAGAGACATGAGCACATTGTTTTTAATTCGACTTATGATCTTGAAAATGAGTACAAAAGCAGGACAAGTAATCTTCAATTAAATGATGATCAGTTGGAGTTATTGCATTCGATACTTAAAAAAATATGGAGCACACTCTTCTGGTTATTTAGTTTTCCTTACTCATTCAGAACTGCCGTGGAATGAAGCAAGACAGAGTTGTCAGCCTTTTGAGATATGTAAAATACCAATTAATTTAGATACAATGAAAAACTATTATAAGTCATTGCTAAATGGAAAATCAAATTCATAAATGTCTCCCAGATATCAAATACCTGATGAAG is part of the Saprospiraceae bacterium genome and encodes:
- a CDS encoding DUF4065 domain-containing protein — protein: MEFGILDHSLFHDAPEAWSNGPVYRIIWDEYKINYQRHEHIVFNSTYDLENEYKSRTSNLQLNDDQLELLHSILKKIWSTLFWLFSFPYSFRTAVE